In the genome of Limimonas halophila, the window CGGACCGGCGCATCCCGCCGGCGTCCATGAGCAAGATGATGACGGCCTATGTGGTCTTCGACCGCATCCGCAACGGCGACCTGAGCCTGGACGACACCTTCACCATCTCGGAGAAGGCCTGGCGCAAGGGCGGCTCCAAGATGTTCGTCGAGGTGGGCAACGAGGTCTCGGTCGAGAACCTCCTCAAGGGCATGATCGTCCAGTCCGGCAACGACGCCTCGATCGCGCTGGCCGAGGGTGTCGCGGGCACGGAGGAGGCCTTTGCCCAGCTGATGACGCGCAAGGCGCGTGAAATTGGCGTCGACAAGTCCACTTTTCAGAACGCCACCGGTTGGCCCGACCCGGATCACCGCGTCACCGTTCGCGGCTTGGCCCAGATCGCACGGCACATCATCGAGGACTTCCCGAAGCTGTACGAGTTCTTCAGCCAGCGGGAGTTCTCCTGGAACGGCATCCGGCAGTTCAACCGCAATCCGCTGCTGGGCCGCGGCATGGGTGTGGACGGCCTCAAGACGGGCCACACGCAGAACGCTGGCTACGGCCTGACGGCCTCGGCCGAGCGCGACGGGCGTCGGCTGATTGTCGTCGTCGCGGGGTTGGACCGGCCATCGGGCCGCGAGAATGAGGCCGCCCGTCTGCTGAAGTGGGGCTTCCGCGAGTTCGGCACCTACACGCTTTTCGCCAAGGGCGAAACGGTGGAAAAGGCGCGCCTCTGGCTCGGCACCGAAGGCAGCGTGCCGCTGGTCACGCGGAAGGACGTGAAGATGACGCTGCCGCGTGACAAGCGCGAGGAGTTGACCGCCACGGTGATCTACGACAGCCCCGTCCCCGCGCCGGTCGAGAAGGGCGAGCGGCTGGCCACGCTGCGCCTGGAGGCGCCGGATAAGGACACCACGACGATCCCGCTGGTGGCCGCGCGCAGCGTCGACCAACTCGGGCCCGTGGGACGCCTGGCGGGCGGCCTCCAGTTCCTGCTCTTCGGGCCGCCGACACCGGAGACCAAGTAACGCGGCATGACAGCCGGCGCGTTCATCACATTCGAAGGCGGCGAGGGCGCGGGCAAGAGTCTCCAAGTGCGGCGCCTCGCCGAGTGGCTGCGCGCGCGCGGCATGGACGTGCTGGCCACCCGCGAACCGGGCGGCTGTCCCGCCTCGGAAGCGGTGCGCGGGCTGCTCGTGGACGGCACGCACACGTGGTCGCCGGCGGGGGAGGCCTTCCTGCACTGCGCCGCGCGGGCGGAGCACGTGCGCACCGCGATCGCGCCCGCGCTCGCGGCCGGAACCTGGGTTGTAAGCGACCGCTTCGCGGACTCCACGGTCGCCTACCAGGGGTACGGGCACGCGCTGGACACGTCCTTTCTCCGGCAGGCGAGCGGTCATGCCACGGGCGGAACCGGCCCGCACCTCACGCTCGTGCTGGACGTGCCGCCCGACGTGGGCCTGACGCGCACGCGGGCGCGCGGTGAGGAAAATCCCTACGAAACGCTGCCAATGGCCTTCCACGAACGCGTGCGCGCGGGCTTTCTGGAAATCGCCGCGGCGGAGCCGGACCGCTGCCGCGTCATCGACGCTCGGGCGGACGCAGAAACGGTGCACCGCCACGTGGTCGCGGCGGTGAACGATCGGTTCGGCCTGTCGCACTGAGGACCGCATGGTCGCGCATCCCCGCGAAACCGAGGCCCTGATCGGCCACGACGCCGCGTTCGAAGACGCCCTGACGGCGTGGAACCGCGGCCGCTTTCCGCACGCGCGGCTGGTGAGCGGGCCGGACGGTGTCGGCAAGGCCACCTTCGTCTACCGGCTGGCGCGCCACATTCTCGCGGCCGGAGACCCCGCCGGTTCGGACGGCGCGGTCCAGATCGCGCATGGCGAACACCCGGACCTGCTGGCGCTGGAGCCGCCGGAGGCGGGGCAGGGCACGCAGGCCGTCATCAAGGTGGACGAGGCCCGGCGCGCCAGCCGCTTCTGCGCCATGCAGAGCGCGCGCTCGCCCTGGCGCATCGTCGTGGTGGACCCGGCCGACGCGCTCAACGCCAGCGCCGCCAACGCGCTGCTCAAGGACCTGGAAGAACCGCCGGGGCGGGTGCTTTTCTTCCTGATCAGCCATCAGCCCGCGCGCCTGCACGACACCATCCGCTCCCGCTGCACGCCCATCCGGCTGGCGCCATTGTCGGCAGCGCAGACGGCGGACATCGTGCGCGGGCATCTGCCCGAGCTCTCGGCGCCCGAAGCCGAGCTGGTCGCGCGGCTGAGCGACGGCGCGCCCGGCCGGGCCCAGACCCTGGCGGAGATGCACGCGGGCCGCATCTACCGCGAGATCGTGGCCACGCTGGGCACGCTGCCGAACGGCGAGCCGGGCGCGCTGCCGGATCTGGCCGACCGGTTGGCCGCCGAC includes:
- a CDS encoding DNA polymerase III subunit delta'; its protein translation is MVAHPRETEALIGHDAAFEDALTAWNRGRFPHARLVSGPDGVGKATFVYRLARHILAAGDPAGSDGAVQIAHGEHPDLLALEPPEAGQGTQAVIKVDEARRASRFCAMQSARSPWRIVVVDPADALNASAANALLKDLEEPPGRVLFFLISHQPARLHDTIRSRCTPIRLAPLSAAQTADIVRGHLPELSAPEAELVARLSDGAPGRAQTLAEMHAGRIYREIVATLGTLPNGEPGALPDLADRLAADHATFAVAAGLLRQWLGRVIRTGATGTAGDELVTGEGAALQALAGRAHLEDWLDVWDKAARLFDRAETSNLDKRQVFLSALLEVEAASRGSGGQSADKRTA
- a CDS encoding D-alanyl-D-alanine carboxypeptidase family protein; its protein translation is MMLRRSWLALTVLAAALTLGQPAARALETKAEEAIVLDHTTGEVLYAKHPDRRIPPASMSKMMTAYVVFDRIRNGDLSLDDTFTISEKAWRKGGSKMFVEVGNEVSVENLLKGMIVQSGNDASIALAEGVAGTEEAFAQLMTRKAREIGVDKSTFQNATGWPDPDHRVTVRGLAQIARHIIEDFPKLYEFFSQREFSWNGIRQFNRNPLLGRGMGVDGLKTGHTQNAGYGLTASAERDGRRLIVVVAGLDRPSGRENEAARLLKWGFREFGTYTLFAKGETVEKARLWLGTEGSVPLVTRKDVKMTLPRDKREELTATVIYDSPVPAPVEKGERLATLRLEAPDKDTTTIPLVAARSVDQLGPVGRLAGGLQFLLFGPPTPETK
- the tmk gene encoding dTMP kinase produces the protein MTAGAFITFEGGEGAGKSLQVRRLAEWLRARGMDVLATREPGGCPASEAVRGLLVDGTHTWSPAGEAFLHCAARAEHVRTAIAPALAAGTWVVSDRFADSTVAYQGYGHALDTSFLRQASGHATGGTGPHLTLVLDVPPDVGLTRTRARGEENPYETLPMAFHERVRAGFLEIAAAEPDRCRVIDARADAETVHRHVVAAVNDRFGLSH